ttttgttcaacatgaactatacttATAAACCTATGAACTTTCAAAGtatcaacttaatttcaccaaaatcttattctaaagcttctaaaacatcaaaattaagtaaaaatgacttaattaactTACCTACTAAAGCTCTAAACcttcaaaccctaatttttccctttttcttttcttccccttttctttcttcttgtttTCGAATGGCTTATGCTATTCTTtcttttgctttctttctttatttcatttcttttatatcttatatatatatatattagttaataatgatattaattataataataattataataaatatcttttaataacACATATTTACATTACATTTGTCACCACTTAATTTGTTTATCAAAcacaaaaatctcataatataattatttaattaataattatcttttacttaattttcaagtaaataaataaataaaatacaaatgtatatatttacaTGATTACAATTGTCACAATCCAATTTGTTTATTATACAAAAAtctcacaatttaattatttatctaataaatatcttttactttgtaataataaataataaatatatatgtagcaccccaaacccggcccagaagttatggccggatccggcatgccacatcaaaaacgtaaaaaaaaaatttccattctaagtccagaaaatcgtacttgatgttcaaaagattaattcattaagggttaaagtgaaaggaagctgtgcaccaggtaggaaaccggaaaagaggtggtgagtccatcggactgcttaagtaccaagctcccttctgatccaatcctagacatgcataccgccattgccacaccttaatgtcatggatatttctaggaaaccgattcgattaagtcatttttaggaaaagtgattaattttggaaaatactttcattgcggaagctttgcttgttgtcgtgttattttgaaatcaactgttgtttttgaaaacgcgccctaaagctatccaatttcaatagttaaaataagtattacctatcttagtaatacatattaaaaaccatcaaaaataaataagcggccttattacatttaaaagcccaaaacctcaaacgtaattaaaaggatgtccagttcaccaaaagaaaatcaaactttcagaacgggtggccactctgaattccctcacagctccaagcccactatggttggggatttcctgcgtggatgaaaataaaaggggtgagtttggggaaaactcagtgtgtaaaataacccaaccatagtctaaatcagctcaacccacagaaatagaataagttggccttagcccagaacagaattcagaataaagcccataggcccatagcagaacagaatagatattacatgtttatgcagaaacccaaccatatccaaccgtatacacccccgtaccaaccttacaccgtgtggggagacaactcgacccacccaaccgctacacaccacagaatttgcagcatggctgccagaacaaataatgtgatagagtcaccagatacagataatcgtggcagagccaccagaacagatatatgtggcagagccaccagatcagatatttgtggcatagccaccagaacgcttcctccatattataacccatgtccccatgcaatagatatataatcatggcatacatcatacagaatcagatcgtcatgcttttcagtcaaaattaaccctaggggtataacggtaattttgcacctaggggtataacagtaattttccatacataggggtattatagtaatttagctacttttagggttttcatgcatatcctaactatttacgtactatcagaacacttaccgcacatacttactgaattgggctcgttggcccatgaacccgatctttggcccattaagctcaaattatcaaaatgtacgaaattgcgcgtactgcagtttattactttagattaccaaatatacaaacccaactatcttacgagcattcgcacactcgcaaattcccaaaatactgacttttcggcatttcggcttttcggcttttgccaatctagtctatgagagggtgtcagttacacacctgtttgcgacgatatgctaacgagatccacacacgaaccgcctacaattggattactaacacgttaatctaactattcaaatacaaactacgtattaaccccttacaatattcggccaaccacacctacagatcatagtaagcttataagaaatcaataagcaactcattaacaaatttttgtcaatgtttaccacataatcataatttcactacatgctgtcttcttgagcaacagtcactaaattatttataactggagctacgaaactccaaatcaagttccgttaattttccctgaaaatagactcatatatcttatatccataaaattttcagaatttttggtatagtcaatcaataccagatttttctcaaagtttcccatgtttcactgtttgactaatctgaccactcttcattacgactaaaatttctcattgtacagaattcaaaatatgttcttgtttatttcattagaaactatactcaataatatttaattacataatttattcagcttctaattcatctcccacaatttatggtgattttccaaagtcacgttactgctgctgtcccaagcagatttattaccaaatcactctttcacacataccttgcatgcatgttatttaaacatgtataacaCCAATCAATcgtcacatatctatgattttacttaggTATAATCTCCATTTCGTCATTTTAAAgtacaacatgttagccgatttttccctttagcatctaaggcacatgcatgctcatttgtttggctcaacttcacctatcttccatttttcatcaaaagaacatgaaacaataaccatttccttcattttaattcatgactaaatgctcacaacacaactaaaaaccaaaatatgcttcaagagttaaggtagaatcaagatgaactcatgaacctcaaaataagaagcaaggtaccaagaacttaccttcaattttcctcctcctaatgaccgaatactcaagagctttctcctctcctttctcttctctaacttttagctatgatgaacaaagatggacaaaactttgttcttttcacccctttttcttttaataaaactttatatttcatccatttaattctttaatataaaagacatgaaattcttatcatgaaacatttacctaacccattatcatgaaacatttacctaacccattatcatggaacatttacctaacctattatcatggaacatttacctaaccttttatcaatttgtatcaatttgtaccataaattatggatatcaagtgtacattttgtctacaacaacacgatggctggccacttcatgtaaaatgggaggtttgtcatgcaaatcctcctattttgcactcctatttatttggtcacttcaatttagcctatagcattttcaaacattttcacataggtcctatttcataatttcactcacaaatgacaaaattaaaacatgaaattttgccaacattcacagaatttccgaaaattggggcgttacaatatatttactaattaaatataagtattacaaacgtacatatattttttttacaattgcaCAATATCATCACCATCCAtttggcaaaattttaatttattcatataatataataattttaatttataactaatataaattaccatataataaaataattatatacattataatttaataataattaaacaataaaaatcttagatttttatcaACATTTGTCGCCTCATTTATGGTGAATGGTATATTTGCCATTTTGGTCcccctttctttttattaatctataattctacttttaccccttattcaatttagtcctttttcctaatttctcttaattaagctaaattcacttaattaaagcctaattAAACAAACACTAGCCTCACAAATAttcctaataaatatttacaaactcagTTCACCtagacggaggccctataactcgCTTTTCtggtgcccgtgaattttgggtcattacaaagaCTTCGAATACACTAGTATGTCATCGAAGAATACCAGTACAAATTTCCGCAACAGTGGCTTAAAAACAGAGTTCGTGAGAACTTGAAAACTAGAGGGGGCATTagtgaggccaaaaggcatcacgagaaactcataatgcccttCATGCATCCGAAAGGCTGTTTTATGCACATCGAGTTCCCACATGCGGACTTGATGATATCCAGACCGTAAATCTAGTTTGGAGAATACTCGAGCTTCTCCTAGCTCATCCAACAACTCCTCAATTATAGGGATAGGGAACCTGTCCTTAATTGTGTGCTAGTTCAATTGTCTATAGTCGACACACAACCTCCAACTCCCATATTTCTTTTTAACCATCACTATAGGAGAGGCAAAGAAGCTATTACTATCTCGAATTATTCCAGCTTGGAGCATCTCCTGAATCAATTTCTCCATTTTACTCTTTTGGATAGTTGGATATCTATAGGGTTGTATATTAGTCACAACCCTTTCGTCCTTCAGAGGAATTCTATGATCTTGTAGCCGAGGTGGAGGTAGTCCTTTTGGTACTTGAAAGATGTCATCAAATTCTGTCAGCAACCCTTGAAGTTGATCTTCAGGTTCAATAGCTCATTGGACTGTCAATGTCACTTGATCAAGTGAACTCAATATTGCAGTATAAGGACTCAACGGTCGCCTCATCGTCGCAAAACACTTGGGATTCAGCTCACTGTTTCCTACTGCCAATGAACCAAGAACAATGCCTTGGATAACACATGGTTCTTCCCCAATTATGAACTGCATAGTCAAGGAACTAAAGTTCCAAACAATATCTCCTAATGCCAATAGCCACTGAATCCCCAATACTATATCACAGCCCTTCAAAGGCAAGACCACAAAGTCTGTTTCAAAGTTGTGGTTTTGCACTTCCCACGAAACCCCTTTGCACATTCCTCTTCTAAACAAGCAGCTCCCATTTGCTACCAAGACCTTCAGCTGCTCTTGGTTTATTACTGGTAATGATAATCTATTGACCAACCTCGTATCGATAAAATTATGCGCGCTCCCTAAATCTACCAAGATAATAGCCCAGCTGGATCCTACTTTTGCAGCCATCCTCATGGTATTATACCATTGTAACCTAGTACGTGCATGTAACAAAATTATAGGAGACTTAGAGGCCTCTTCTTCCATCTCACTCTCTTCAAGTTTTTCAGAACATTCTTGAAATTCTTCTGTCTCACTATTAGAAAGAGTTTCTAGCAAAAATTGATACAATTGAGATTTCATGCATTTGTGCCCTGCATGATATTTGACTCCACACAAGAAACATAGGCCCTTCTGTTTTCGTTCAGTCATCAATGCAGGAGAAATGGTCCTAGTCCCCGGCTTGTTAGTCGATGTACCACTAGCAGATTGTGAAACTGAAGCAGCCCTTGTGGGAGCTGAAGAATGTCCTGATATGATAGAAGAGTTAGGTAAAAATCTGGGTGAACTAACCCCTGATGTTGAAGGTCTTCTTGTTGAGTATGAAAGGAGCATTTCAATCTTCCTAGCTAGCTGAAAAGCCTCCATCAAAGTAGAGGGTTTAAACAGATACAGGTAATGAccaatttcaaatttcaagttgCTAAGAAAAATACTAAAGGCATATTACTCAGGAAGGTGTAGTTGATTCAATAGACCTACAAacatatattgaatttttgaaatttcctGCTGCGTACCCCCAACTTCTTTCTACAAACGTGTTGAAACACCGTCACTGGCCATTTTTGGGATCATAAAAGCTCTGATACCTTTGATACGTTCCAAAATTGAAGTGGAAGAAAatcagagaaaagaaaagaaaagaaagaacggAGAATAAGAAagaattctaaatttttatttctgtATATGCATAAGCACTTTCCCATACAACTCACGcttaataaaaggaaaataacaaGAGGGAAACAGTGTGGAAATTCTGTTTATACAACACATCGTTTAACTTATCCCCCCATTACGCCCCGTTTAGTTGTTCTATTAAAACTCcctattttatgtaaaagactAGCTGTTTCAGCTAATTTCTTCTTTTCCTATTCTCTGCTTACTTTCTAGTTCGTAATATGAATGTGTAAAACTTTGATGATATTAATTGAATAATAGTTATTTGCAGCATCAAAATCTACCCTCAAACAAATACAAAGAATCAGTGATGATATTAATTGAATAGTGACTTTTTTTGCCAATCCCATGGCTAGAAACGAAATCGAAGAGTCGAAAGCTTCAATCTTTTGGCTCATATCTACGGTTTTTAAGAAAGCTTTTAGAGAAACCAACGTTAAAATCAAGCTCTGGGTTCAAGCATAACAAGCAGGCAGGCGACGATGACTGTATTCTTTTCTGGAAAAAGTTCAAGTAGAGAAAAATGGGAAGGAGGTAAAGAATAGAGGATGGCAGAATTTTACTGATGGATAGAGAAAGGAGAGGGTTTCTCAGATTTGGAaacattattttgaaatttttatagattCTTTAAAAgattgttgttaaaattttcttacgaattaaaattttaataattcttttatttctaaaaaaattcttaatttttcttaggttttttattattataatttttaatatttttttgagttttaaaaaagGTTTAttactttttgttattttttaaagaaatcaattttttttgaatatttataaattttctctatctttttaattttttataattttaacattacatggcatataaaataaaatagtggatgttattaattgttaatccaaatttaactaattttaccaaaatagaaTGATGGAGAACTAAAGtgcttaaaaaaaagaataatgattaaattgactaattaatcaaaagttaagaGCTATTTTAAACGTtaaatctttttatatatttgtatcatAATTTTTGGTATAGTATTTCACTCATGCATTCAAAATTTGCAAGTCCAtcctttaaaaaggaaaaaaaaaatttccaagtcTACTTATTTATTATACAGTCCCATACCAATAACAAATACACACCTAGGAATGGAAAGTAGAAGGTGAATACCACAGTTTGCTGAGTTCAAATCTTCAAAACATTTCAATGACAAACAAATACAGCAACATTCATAATGCCAAAGCTCCTGTTTTGTAGGTCAAAAGACTTGCCAAACTCAATCCAAATCATAAACTGCAATAAAGGGCATTAGAACACTCCCTAGCCAAAGTTTTCCGTCCCTCTCATCGACTTCACTAACCGCTTTCATGACCTTGCCTTCACTATCCTCCAAAATCCGTAAAAGCTTTCCCTCCGGGCTGTATTTGACGACTTGTGCATGCAGCTTACCCCCAACATGAAGCAGGACTTGAACCTTTGTTGAGATGGGGAGCTTCAGAATGAACTTCCTAACTTTTGGGTGTAATCCTAATATATGAGCGTACTTGGACCTTCGAGAGTTAATTGCGACCCAAAATTCGCCATCTCTGTTTGTGCGGATGTTGTCGGGAAATCCTGGTAAGATGGCGAACACCTCCCAAGTCCCCGCTTTCTCACCTTTCAACCAGTATTTGAGTAATCTGTATTTAACAGATATCAAACCATTACATAGGAATGGTAGATAGTTATCCATTAAAAGAACATCTCAATCTGCATCTCTTTTGATACCCTCACACTCAATGATCAAAGCAAACAACAGGGCAAATCCAACAAAAACAAATGTACCATGATAGGCACTTccacaaaaaaaacaaaagaaaactacCATTTTTAATGTGATCTTTCCCTATGTAACTCGAACTCTGGGTCAAGTGTCAATCATCAAATCCAAGTATGTGTCTGATACAAATATGCTTAATTTTTGTTAATCGTACCCCCATATCCATCTCTAAAATGAGTCGGACATGTATACTTTAGGGAAAATGAGGGATCAGATTAACAAAGATCTTTTCAATATTCCCAAAGCAGTGATTTACATCTAGAGGAAAAACTTCTGCACTGGGTGGAGCACATCTAAGTTGGTAATATTTGAGTATATTTGGAAGCAAAGCTCACCTGCCAGGACATCCTTCACAACATACAAGAAAAGTACCATCTTTGCTTAAGGATACACCATTAGGAAATTGGAGATTTTTCATAAGGATAGTGGTTTCCTTTGTATGTGGGTTATACTTGATAAGCCTCCCACCATTCTCCGAAGAAAAAATTAGCTGCTTGAAGTTCCTGAAATATTATTGTGTCAGTACTAATGGATAGTCCGCATGATGGGGTCTTTCGAGTAAGCATCATATATACATAGACATTGCAACATTGCTGGTGCAAACGGAAATTTGCACGTCTCGAGTCTCAGAAGTTCAGATGTCAATCAAAATAAGCATAGATAAACTTTACACATGTTTTCCAGCAATGGTTGGAATATAGAAAATATGCATACTCTACCATATCCTAGAGAATAGCCGGCAGTGGCAATTGAATGTCCTTATGATTTAATAAAACTTATCATCAGAAACCTACCTTCTTTGGTATTTGCTGCTGCTATCAGTAAAATATACGATTCCTTCATCATCAATGTCAAGGTCATTGGTAAACCTCAGGGGCACCCCATTTGCCTCTGTTACAAGTGATGTCGCTAATCCGCCTTCCGGACCAACCTTCAGCAACCCCAAATATGCATCGGCAATGTACAAATCACCAGTTTTCTTATCAAATCGAAGGCCCAAAGGCCTGCCACAGATATGCTCATTTGGTAGGTAACTCAGAGGTGATGGCTTTGGATTACAAAGTTCTGACCTGAAATCAGAATTAAATATGGTGAATGATTTTCCCAGAACTCCCCAACAAGATCTTAAGAAAGAACACGTAGCAAAGCAGATAACCCAGCCGACTTTCTAGTGTCATTATTGGATATAAAATATATGCTATGCGACTAACACTTCTAAGCTTCTAAACCCATAATTTACCGACATCGAGTAAACAAAGACTGGAAAGCTCAAAGAATCACTGTTTCTTCTCTTTTATATTGAAGTTGCACACTTCTTTAGCGATATAAATCATTTGACTGGTTTTTTAAATTCAGTGTTGAACCATTTTCTACAAACCCAAGTAACCTCTTTACTAAAGAAAACAATCATGACGATTAACTGAACAAATGGAAAGTTAAAAAATTCCCAGGCTGATGATACTTGACACTTTGTTCATAGAAATTTCTACCAATCTGCATCAAAAAACGAACTTGAAAACTCACCTATTGCTGGAAGTATGAGCAAAATCATTCCACTTTTCACCATCCCAGAAGACAATGCGACCATCAGCAACACCAGTGTAAGGACCACGGCCAAGAGGGTCAAATGCAATGCTCTCAGGGCCTTGAACCTGGTTCAGGAACTTAATCTCCGATTTCTGAAGCAAATTATCCTTGTCCCTAACCGTTGGAACCATTTCCCATGGAGGCATATCCACCTTGTAAGCCTCAAAGTCGGGGAATTCAGAGATTGCACTGTGCTTAAAAGGGTCTGTCCCACAGTATAGTGCCAGCAGCAGAAACAGAATGCCAAGAATTCCCACTGGCGTCATCGctacaaaatttgagaaaaaacaagaaaaagaccAAATCCTGGAACCCAAAATGTTAACTTTTTCAGCTTAAGTTTAAACCTCTTACTggcaaaaaggaaaaataaaaaaacttcaaCCTTTATTGATTTGAAATTTGGGTGCCCAAAAATCTAAGCCTTTTTACCGAGGAAGAAAGGAACAACACAACCCTTTTGTTTGTTTGTGTTAAAGGTTGACAGAGTCCTTTATCTTAGGTGGAACTCAGTTTTGCTGGCTGTCTGGATCTTGGTAGAAACTGACATTAATGCCAATGTTGGGGTACTTAAAGGTTTGGTTTCAACTTTTAATTTTCAAGTGTGTTTCAAGACGGATGGTACCGacattcatttgtttatttttaggcTCATTTGTATGTTGGTTAATATTAAGAAGTTCAGGTGAATTAcccaaaaatgtaaatttttttttgaaaaattatcgaA
The Gossypium hirsutum isolate 1008001.06 chromosome A07, Gossypium_hirsutum_v2.1, whole genome shotgun sequence genome window above contains:
- the LOC121232209 gene encoding protein STRICTOSIDINE SYNTHASE-LIKE 3 — translated: MTPVGILGILFLLLALYCGTDPFKHSAISEFPDFEAYKVDMPPWEMVPTVRDKDNLLQKSEIKFLNQVQGPESIAFDPLGRGPYTGVADGRIVFWDGEKWNDFAHTSSNRSELCNPKPSPLSYLPNEHICGRPLGLRFDKKTGDLYIADAYLGLLKVGPEGGLATSLVTEANGVPLRFTNDLDIDDEGIVYFTDSSSKYQRRNFKQLIFSSENGGRLIKYNPHTKETTILMKNLQFPNGVSLSKDGTFLVCCEGCPGRLLKYWLKGEKAGTWEVFAILPGFPDNIRTNRDGEFWVAINSRRSKYAHILGLHPKVRKFILKLPISTKVQVLLHVGGKLHAQVVKYSPEGKLLRILEDSEGKVMKAVSEVDERDGKLWLGSVLMPFIAVYDLD